A window of Natrinema versiforme contains these coding sequences:
- the thiL gene encoding thiamine-phosphate kinase has translation MDERAALRLLSDELAAAGDDAAVVDGLVVTTDMLHDRTDFPDGTSRYTAGWRAVGASLSDVAAMGAPATAAVAAYAAPTFDREELLAFVRGASDVCERVGTEYVGGDLDGHDEFTVSTTAIGRTDDPVPRSGARPGDVICVTGTLGRSAAALRLFDRGAVDRANDLFRFEPRIAAGQGLAPHATAMMDSSDGLARSLHQLAEASDCGFAIESDRVPIDDAVREVADDDDEALELATTFGEDFELVATLPEEALPAAQDATDIPLAAIGSVRDAGDGVTMDGESLADRGYTHG, from the coding sequence ATGGACGAACGCGCCGCCCTGCGGCTCCTGTCGGATGAACTCGCGGCGGCCGGCGACGATGCGGCGGTCGTCGACGGGCTGGTCGTGACGACGGACATGCTCCACGATCGAACCGATTTCCCGGACGGAACGAGCCGCTACACAGCCGGGTGGCGGGCCGTCGGCGCGTCCCTGTCGGACGTGGCGGCGATGGGTGCGCCGGCCACGGCCGCGGTCGCCGCCTACGCCGCGCCGACGTTCGACCGCGAGGAGCTGCTCGCGTTCGTTCGGGGCGCGAGCGACGTCTGCGAGCGGGTCGGGACCGAGTACGTCGGCGGCGACCTCGACGGTCACGACGAGTTCACCGTCTCCACGACCGCGATCGGCCGGACCGACGATCCCGTTCCGCGAAGCGGCGCTCGTCCCGGTGACGTGATCTGCGTTACCGGCACGCTCGGCCGGAGCGCGGCCGCGCTTCGCCTGTTCGATCGCGGAGCCGTGGACCGGGCGAACGACCTGTTTCGGTTCGAGCCCCGGATCGCCGCCGGGCAGGGACTCGCCCCGCACGCGACCGCGATGATGGACTCGAGCGACGGGCTCGCCCGCTCGCTCCACCAGCTCGCCGAGGCCAGCGACTGCGGGTTCGCGATCGAGTCCGACCGCGTGCCAATCGACGACGCCGTCCGCGAGGTCGCCGATGACGACGACGAGGCGCTCGAGCTCGCGACGACCTTCGGCGAGGACTTCGAACTCGTCGCGACGCTCCCCGAGGAGGCGCTTCCCGCGGCTCAGGACGCGACCGACATCCCGCTGGCGGCCATCGGGTCGGTCCGCGACGCCGGTGACGGCGTCACGATGGACGGCGAGTCGCTCGCGGATCGGGGCTATACGCACGGGTAG
- a CDS encoding 30S ribosomal protein S19e → MATMYDVPADDLIEALADDLADRLEEPEWGKFAKSGVANELPPEQDDFWATRAASLLRKVADRGPVGVERLSTEYGGAKGGSNRYQVAPDKRADGSKNLIRTILQQLEEEDLVETAEGEGRRITPEGRSLLDDTAGSVLEDLDRPELERYA, encoded by the coding sequence ATGGCTACGATGTACGACGTTCCGGCGGACGACCTCATCGAGGCGCTCGCCGACGATCTCGCGGATCGACTCGAGGAACCGGAGTGGGGCAAATTCGCCAAGAGCGGCGTCGCGAACGAACTCCCGCCCGAACAGGACGACTTCTGGGCCACCCGCGCCGCGAGTCTCCTGCGCAAGGTCGCCGACCGCGGCCCCGTCGGCGTCGAACGACTCTCGACGGAGTACGGCGGCGCGAAGGGCGGCTCCAACCGCTACCAGGTCGCGCCCGACAAGCGCGCCGACGGCTCGAAGAACCTGATCCGAACGATCCTCCAGCAACTCGAGGAGGAGGACCTCGTCGAGACCGCCGAGGGTGAGGGTCGCCGAATCACCCCCGAGGGCCGCAGCCTGCTCGACGACACCGCCGGCAGCGTCCTCGAAGACCTCGACCGACCGGAACTCGAGCGCTACGCGTAA
- a CDS encoding DNA-binding protein, translated as MSGSPDEEKLEELRQKKMEQLQDRAESQGEGGQEAAQQQAEAQKKAVLRQHLTDDARKRLNTVKMSKPQFGEQVERQVVSLARSGRIQGKIDDDKMKQLLKELKPDSQSFDIQRR; from the coding sequence ATGAGTGGCTCACCGGACGAAGAAAAACTCGAGGAGCTCCGACAGAAGAAAATGGAGCAGCTACAGGACCGCGCCGAATCCCAGGGCGAGGGCGGACAGGAGGCCGCACAGCAACAGGCCGAAGCCCAGAAGAAGGCCGTGTTGCGCCAGCACCTGACCGACGACGCCCGCAAGCGGCTCAACACCGTCAAGATGAGCAAACCCCAGTTCGGCGAGCAGGTCGAGCGACAGGTCGTCAGTCTCGCCCGCAGCGGCCGCATTCAGGGGAAAATCGACGACGACAAGATGAAACAGCTCCTCAAGGAGCTGAAACCCGACTCGCAGAGCTTCGACATCCAGCGACGGTAA
- a CDS encoding asparagine synthase-related protein — translation MELGLLYSGGKDSTLAALLLEEFYDVTLLTAHFGISDDWKHARETADAAGFDFERLECDPAVAEDAVDRIREDGFPRNGIQLVHQHALERLAAREFDAIADGTRRDDRVPTVSRAQAQSLEDRHGVDYIAPLSGFGRSAVDRLVESRLDVIVGPSEEIDRADYEAELRTLLAEEDGPGAIAECFPDHDQTYVTKVR, via the coding sequence ATGGAGCTCGGACTGCTCTACAGCGGCGGCAAGGATTCGACGCTCGCCGCGCTCTTGCTCGAGGAGTTTTACGACGTGACGCTGCTGACGGCTCACTTCGGCATCAGCGACGACTGGAAACACGCCCGGGAGACGGCCGACGCCGCCGGTTTCGACTTCGAACGACTCGAGTGTGACCCCGCGGTCGCCGAGGACGCCGTCGATCGGATCCGCGAGGACGGCTTCCCGCGAAACGGCATTCAGCTGGTCCACCAGCACGCCTTAGAGCGCCTCGCCGCCAGGGAGTTCGACGCCATCGCGGACGGCACTCGGCGCGACGACCGCGTCCCGACGGTCTCGCGGGCGCAAGCCCAGAGCCTCGAGGATCGCCACGGGGTCGACTACATCGCACCGCTATCGGGCTTTGGCCGATCGGCCGTCGACCGGCTCGTCGAGTCGCGACTGGACGTGATCGTCGGACCGAGCGAGGAGATCGACAGGGCCGATTACGAGGCCGAACTGCGGACGCTGCTCGCCGAAGAAGACGGTCCCGGAGCGATCGCGGAGTGCTTCCCCGATCACGATCAGACGTACGTGACGAAAGTACGCTGA
- a CDS encoding HAMP domain-containing sensor histidine kinase: protein MQRVADEDDWVAEIGEQLPVSPLSALGLFLATIIGARLALEHASTRALLESVFPLVAATAVVSADRWLVSRDVSMRDRLTVFGYGLGGFLAAVLVTALHLYVLYLEGTGARAPLYLLLMGGTVGVGAGTVAGIYEIQQRAAVREAERQSARLEEFASVVSHDLRNPLSVAQGRLRAAFTSGDPEHLQEVDAALTRMDELIEETLSVARSGTQVEDPYDVPLVELASDAWTVVETDAATYETVGDRTLQVDPLRAKQLFENLFRNAIEHGREDVHIRVGPCDGGFFVADDGPGIPEDEREEVLEQGYSTAEEGSGLGLAIVRAVADAHGWQVAITESEAGGARFEFTRGG, encoded by the coding sequence GTGCAACGCGTGGCCGACGAGGACGATTGGGTCGCGGAAATCGGCGAGCAACTGCCTGTGTCGCCGCTGTCCGCGCTCGGCCTCTTCCTCGCGACGATCATCGGTGCTCGCCTCGCCCTCGAGCACGCCTCGACGCGAGCGCTCCTCGAGAGCGTCTTTCCGCTCGTGGCCGCCACGGCGGTCGTCTCCGCCGACCGCTGGCTGGTGTCCCGAGACGTGTCGATGCGGGACCGACTCACCGTCTTCGGCTACGGACTCGGCGGCTTCCTCGCCGCGGTACTCGTGACGGCGCTTCACCTCTACGTGCTGTATCTCGAGGGAACCGGTGCCAGAGCGCCGCTGTACCTGCTCCTGATGGGCGGGACTGTCGGCGTCGGCGCGGGGACCGTCGCCGGCATCTACGAGATCCAGCAACGGGCCGCCGTCCGCGAGGCCGAACGCCAGAGCGCGCGCTTGGAGGAGTTCGCGAGCGTCGTCAGCCACGACCTTCGAAACCCGCTCAGCGTCGCTCAGGGGCGGCTTCGAGCGGCGTTTACGAGCGGTGACCCGGAGCACCTACAGGAGGTCGACGCGGCGCTCACCCGGATGGACGAACTGATCGAGGAGACCCTCTCGGTCGCCCGGAGCGGCACGCAGGTCGAGGACCCCTACGACGTGCCGCTGGTCGAACTCGCGAGCGACGCGTGGACGGTCGTCGAGACGGACGCGGCCACCTACGAGACGGTCGGCGATCGGACGCTGCAGGTCGACCCGCTCCGGGCGAAACAGCTCTTCGAGAACCTCTTTCGGAACGCGATCGAGCACGGCCGCGAGGATGTCCACATCCGCGTCGGCCCCTGCGACGGCGGCTTCTTCGTCGCCGACGACGGTCCCGGCATCCCCGAAGACGAGCGCGAGGAGGTCCTCGAGCAGGGGTACTCGACCGCCGAGGAGGGGTCGGGACTCGGCCTCGCGATCGTCCGCGCCGTCGCCGACGCGCACGGCTGGCAGGTCGCGATCACCGAAAGCGAGGCCGGCGGGGCCCGGTTCGAGTTCACCCGCGGCGGCTGA
- the hisS gene encoding histidine--tRNA ligase encodes MYDRIKGFRDFYPGEMSARRATIDVLEETAREYGFREIGTPALERAELWTDKSGDDIVDELYSFEDRSGRHVTMTPELTPTVARMVVAKQQELSKPIKWVSTRPFWRYEQVQQGRYREFYQTNVDIFGSSEPEADAEILAWAADALTGLGLTGDHFEFRVSHRDILGGVLESYDTEVDTEAAIRAVDKSDKISQAEYHDLLIDAGLTAEQAAEFDDLIAEGDLEAVESFADTERVTAAVENLRNVLAAAEDFGAREYCTISLETARGLDYYTGVVFECFDSAGEVSRSIFGGGRYDDLIEGFGGQPTPAVGVAPGHATLPLLLQRAGVWPDEEVTTDYYVLQVGETRSEAARISRALRDRGHVVETDVAGRSFGAQLDYADSINAETVVIVGEQDLANDEVTIKDMDSGDQTQVPVDEFPGDRERPTFEDLA; translated from the coding sequence ATGTACGACCGGATCAAGGGCTTTCGTGACTTCTATCCCGGCGAGATGTCCGCACGGCGGGCGACCATCGACGTCTTAGAGGAGACCGCCCGCGAGTACGGGTTTCGGGAGATCGGAACGCCGGCCTTAGAGCGCGCGGAGCTGTGGACCGACAAGAGCGGCGACGACATCGTCGACGAACTCTACTCGTTCGAGGACCGGAGCGGCCGCCACGTCACGATGACCCCCGAACTGACGCCGACCGTCGCCCGGATGGTCGTCGCGAAACAGCAGGAGCTTTCCAAGCCGATCAAGTGGGTCTCGACGCGCCCGTTCTGGCGCTACGAGCAGGTCCAGCAGGGCCGCTACCGGGAGTTCTACCAGACCAACGTCGACATCTTCGGCTCCTCGGAGCCCGAGGCCGACGCCGAGATTCTGGCGTGGGCCGCCGACGCCCTGACCGGTCTCGGACTCACCGGCGACCACTTCGAGTTCCGCGTCTCCCACCGGGATATCCTCGGCGGCGTCCTCGAGAGCTACGATACCGAGGTCGACACCGAGGCGGCGATCCGCGCGGTCGACAAGTCCGATAAGATTTCCCAAGCCGAGTACCACGACCTGCTGATCGACGCGGGACTCACCGCCGAGCAGGCCGCCGAGTTCGACGACCTCATCGCCGAGGGCGACCTCGAGGCGGTCGAATCGTTCGCCGACACCGAGCGCGTGACGGCGGCGGTCGAGAACCTCCGGAACGTGCTCGCCGCCGCCGAGGACTTCGGTGCCCGCGAGTACTGTACGATCTCCCTCGAGACGGCCCGCGGACTGGACTACTACACGGGCGTCGTCTTCGAGTGCTTCGACTCGGCCGGCGAGGTCTCGCGGTCGATCTTCGGCGGCGGCCGCTACGACGACCTGATCGAAGGCTTCGGCGGACAGCCGACGCCCGCGGTCGGTGTCGCGCCGGGACACGCGACGCTGCCGCTCCTGTTGCAGCGGGCGGGCGTCTGGCCCGACGAGGAAGTGACTACCGACTACTACGTCCTGCAGGTCGGCGAGACGCGGTCGGAAGCGGCTCGGATCTCTCGAGCGCTCCGCGATCGGGGTCACGTCGTCGAGACCGATGTCGCCGGCCGCTCGTTCGGTGCGCAACTGGACTACGCCGACTCGATCAACGCCGAGACGGTCGTCATCGTCGGCGAGCAGGACCTCGCGAACGACGAGGTGACGATCAAGGACATGGACTCGGGCGACCAGACGCAGGTGCCGGTCGACGAGTTCCCGGGCGACCGCGAGCGACCGACGTTCGAGGATCTGGCCTGA
- a CDS encoding DoxX family protein, with the protein MSTNDATVQWLGRREAFEYADSVAGYTMVAVRLLVGYWFLHSGWGKFAFVAGEPFNAAGYLQNAQSPIAGLFEVVVGTPWLLELTNVMIPVGEFLIGLGLVLGALVRLAAFFGGVLMVLFYLGNADWATGYVNGDLLGFVMFVIVGVFAAGRILGVDAALEETEFVRRRPWLRYLLG; encoded by the coding sequence ATGTCTACTAACGACGCCACCGTACAGTGGCTCGGCAGGCGGGAAGCGTTCGAGTACGCCGATTCGGTCGCCGGCTACACGATGGTGGCGGTTCGGCTGCTCGTCGGGTACTGGTTCCTCCATTCGGGATGGGGGAAGTTCGCGTTCGTCGCCGGGGAGCCGTTCAACGCGGCGGGCTACCTGCAGAACGCCCAGTCGCCCATCGCCGGCCTCTTCGAGGTCGTCGTCGGCACGCCGTGGCTGCTCGAGCTCACGAACGTGATGATCCCGGTCGGTGAGTTCCTCATCGGACTGGGGCTCGTCTTGGGCGCGCTCGTTCGGCTGGCCGCCTTCTTCGGCGGCGTTCTGATGGTGCTGTTCTACCTCGGGAACGCCGACTGGGCGACCGGCTACGTCAACGGCGACCTGCTCGGGTTCGTCATGTTCGTGATCGTCGGCGTCTTCGCCGCGGGCCGCATCCTCGGCGTCGACGCCGCCCTCGAGGAGACCGAGTTCGTCCGCCGGCGGCCGTGGCTGCGATACCTCCTCGGCTGA
- a CDS encoding sulfatase-like hydrolase/transferase, whose product MADADADTRPNVLFVLTDQERYDCSAPEGPPVETPAIDQLSAEGVRFERACTPISICSSARASLLTGRFPHGHGMLNNCHEPDAIRANLPADMPTFSEELVAAGYDLTYTGKWHAGRDQTPADFGFSYLGGSDEHHDDIDAAYREYRADRGTPVGEVDLEAEIYTGDDPRDGDEGTFVAAKTPVDVEDTRAYFLAERTIDAIEDHAEGDGDTPFFHRADFYGPHHPYVVPEPYASMYDPDEIEPPASYAETYDGKPRVHENYLSYRGVADFDWELWAEAVAKYWGFVTLIDHQLERILDALAEHGLADETAVIHASDHGDFAGSHRQFNKGPLMYDDTYRIPLQVRWPGVVDAGARSETPVHLHDLAATFLEMADVPIPDSFDSRSLVPLLENGGEPPADIDWRESTFAQYHGDEFGLYSQRMVRTERYKYVYNGPDIDELYDLAADPAELRNLVDHPEYEEIRRDMRTRLIDWMDETEDPNRVWVTDVLENGS is encoded by the coding sequence ATGGCCGACGCTGACGCCGACACCCGACCGAACGTCCTCTTCGTGCTCACCGATCAGGAGCGATACGACTGCAGCGCACCCGAGGGACCGCCGGTCGAGACGCCGGCGATCGATCAGCTCTCCGCGGAGGGCGTTCGATTCGAGCGGGCGTGTACCCCGATCAGCATCTGCTCGAGCGCTCGAGCCTCGCTGCTGACGGGCCGGTTTCCCCACGGCCACGGGATGCTGAACAACTGCCACGAGCCGGACGCGATCCGGGCGAACCTGCCCGCGGACATGCCGACGTTCTCGGAGGAACTCGTCGCCGCCGGCTACGACCTCACCTATACGGGCAAGTGGCACGCCGGCCGCGATCAGACGCCCGCCGATTTCGGCTTCTCGTATCTCGGCGGGAGCGACGAACACCACGACGATATCGATGCGGCCTACCGCGAGTACCGCGCGGACCGGGGGACTCCGGTCGGCGAGGTCGACCTCGAGGCGGAAATCTACACCGGCGACGATCCGCGAGACGGGGACGAGGGAACGTTCGTCGCCGCGAAAACGCCGGTCGATGTCGAGGACACCCGGGCCTACTTCCTCGCCGAGCGGACGATCGACGCGATCGAGGACCACGCCGAAGGGGACGGGGACACCCCGTTCTTCCACCGGGCGGACTTCTACGGCCCCCACCACCCCTACGTCGTCCCGGAGCCGTACGCCTCGATGTACGATCCCGACGAAATCGAGCCGCCAGCGAGCTACGCCGAGACCTACGACGGGAAGCCCCGGGTTCACGAGAACTACCTCTCCTATCGCGGCGTCGCCGACTTCGACTGGGAGCTCTGGGCCGAAGCGGTCGCGAAGTACTGGGGGTTCGTCACGCTGATCGACCACCAACTCGAGCGGATCCTCGATGCCCTCGCGGAGCACGGACTGGCCGACGAGACGGCCGTGATCCACGCGTCGGACCACGGTGACTTCGCCGGGAGCCACCGCCAGTTCAACAAGGGACCGCTGATGTACGACGATACCTACCGGATCCCGCTGCAGGTGCGCTGGCCTGGCGTGGTCGACGCCGGAGCGCGCAGCGAGACCCCGGTCCACCTGCACGATCTGGCGGCGACCTTCCTCGAGATGGCCGACGTTCCGATCCCCGATAGCTTCGATTCGCGGAGTCTGGTTCCGTTGCTCGAGAACGGCGGCGAGCCACCCGCGGACATCGACTGGCGGGAGTCGACGTTCGCCCAGTACCACGGCGACGAGTTCGGCCTCTACAGCCAGCGGATGGTCCGCACGGAGCGCTACAAGTACGTCTACAACGGTCCCGATATCGACGAACTGTACGACCTCGCGGCCGATCCGGCGGAACTACGGAACCTCGTCGACCACCCCGAATACGAGGAGATACGACGGGACATGCGAACTCGATTGATCGACTGGATGGACGAGACCGAGGACCCGAACCGCGTGTGGGTGACTGACGTGCTCGAGAACGGGTCCTAA